One stretch of Armigeres subalbatus isolate Guangzhou_Male chromosome 2, GZ_Asu_2, whole genome shotgun sequence DNA includes these proteins:
- the LOC134210683 gene encoding MOG interacting and ectopic P-granules protein 1 isoform X2, which yields MGEVGAAAGEHPPSPKVVKENGELNGTGEDDEQPPSGAVTANTTGLMIAKVTSGADAVKTAKLHTTDVSEGGGGGSEVDENSQTSQPVSSSNGQTEGEGDETSRDEAVDDETEESRPEVVRVDNENHDTVESMDVDEQEATHREVKSRSVSENGNDPLGGSVGNLVDEDSKSKSGDEAMDVDASTNGHSVTDKTDDNDVIDDDSDKPVSINSDSENEDDPVEPGKSVATDSMDGNSKSNDTISMSSKSNGGTAKQNGDCDDVTILSDKEEDCVVIDDEDGDDTSSNSPTQKKDEAEDNSLRRSSRVRKSTLTQDISTIDDDDDIEEIIDDPLNIAAAKKPRLSINQSLQQNSFKGQLPTTPQTQKSLLSGSQNTKEPTLVIIDTNSLMNRTIGSTSITSSPITPKSSNSSFSALPTGISPNSSFNSPRGVLNPVAAAHLISKTNPPPLAPVTPLLPALTDDMFVLEAPSFIVPYIYEKPPPENLRQIVSELEAKIREMRKKLEDSEKEEEKPEDENSQASTASGEKKSSASDPEVESETEKKKKSKRKRNNDDDDDWDELETSTDDEASDDENKTRVLIKEAKSDIEMIKEHIITPAKDDLTSTSTTSTGSNAPTDLKKSENYFENPLGKFFMNIGINMVQEYVQTDLLRQQKKKRDREGKPSASTQMAINSLIKNLEFSKENNRPFKFEIKRCEYCPFKSESALAMAHHYETPHMRNYIYKCNFCSYETRPPHDILYHMEAMHNIKGRLEKASMYHACPNCPFEDNGKSKLARHAVACAKKFRPEINLNPPLDWEPPAKIPRIKPKHGLVGTATAYQAMTAQQQKNLAMVNQRVQSVNNINPVNINQLSAAAQAAALRARGGRPQPLTSQAPVSSLRSAGNPGAMRTSMSPGGMVIPNNFQLSSAAIAAAANKFLPNSMGLKPGMKPTQQPSISITPLPRQSNATNMAVAGALSKLQAAGTSAVKPGQSPAGNKTAFVVCEICDGYIKDLDQLRNHMQWIHKVKIHPKMIYNRPPLNCQKCQYRFFTDQGLERHLLGSHGLVTSSMQEAANKGKDAGRCPVCGRVYQWKLLNHVSRDHNMTLKPAHLSYKCTVCTATFGMYKQFESHVYSAHSTVAKKALDNKKPGGPAGGTSTTMSTRGSMGSAGNDTLLKPLKINDEITIIPQPTAKGAVKPMEIESHVID from the exons ATGGGCGAAGTTGGAGCGGCTGCCGGCGAGCATCCGCCATCGCCCAAGGTGGTCAAGGAAAATGGCGAACTCAACGGTACTGGCGAAGATGACGAACAACCACCGAGCGGCGCAGTGACGGCCAACACTACCGGACTTATGATCGCAAAGGTTACGTCGGGTGCGGATGCCGTCAAGACCGCGAAACTTCACACAACAGACGTTAGCGAGGGGGGTGGAGGAGGCAGCGAGGTGGACGAGAACTCACAAACTTCTCAGCCGGTAAGCAGTAGCAACGGTCAAACGGAAGGCGAAGGAGATGAAACTTCGCGGGATGAGGCCGTTGACGATGAAACGGAGGAGAGCCGACCCGAGGTGGTTCGAGTGGATAACGAGAACCATGATACTGTAGAGTCGATGGACGTTGATGAACAGGAAGCGACTCATCGCGAGGTAAAATCGAGAAGTGTCAGTGAAAATGGAAATGATCCATTGGGCGGAAGTGTTGGGAATCTTGTGGATGAAGATTCGAAGTCCAAAAGTGGCGACGAAGCCATGGATGTTGATGCATCTACGAATGGTCACAGCGTTACAGATAAGACAGATGATAACGATGTGATTGATGATGATAGTGACAAACCGGTCAGTATTAACTCGGACTCTGAGAATGAAGATGACCCGGTTGAACCTGGTAAAAGTGTAGCGACGGATAGCATGGAcggaaattcaaaatcaaacgaTACTATTTCGATGTCAAGTAAGTCAAATGGCGGAACTGCCAAACAAAATGGCGATTGTGACGATGTGACAATCCTAAGCGATAAAGAGGAAGACTGTGTTGTGATTGATGATGAAGATGGCGATGATACATCCAGCAATTCACCTACTCAGAAGAAGGATGAAGCAGAGGATAATTCTTTAAGGAGAAGCTCCAGAGTACGGAAAAGTACCTTGACGCAAGATATTTCCActatcgatgatgatgatgatattgAAGAAATCATCGATGACCCGTTGAATATTGCTGCCGCTAAAAAGCCTCGgttatcaatcaatcaatcgttgcagcaaaattccttcaaagGTCAACTTCCAACGACACCGCAAACTCAGAAGTCTCTACTTTCTGGCAGTCAGAACACAAAAGAACCTACTCTGGTTATAATCGATACCAATTCATTGATGAATCGCACCATAGGAAGCACTTCTATCACATCCAGTCCGATTACACCAAAGTCCTCGAACAGTTCATTCTCGGCACTACCCACCGGAATTTCTCCAAACAGCTCATTCAATTCACCCCGGGGCGTCCTGAATCCGGTGGCTGCTGCGCATCTTATTTCGAAAACCAACCCGCCACCTCTAGCCCCTGTCACACCACTGTTACCTGCCCTGACGGACGATATGTTTGTCCTAGAGGCGCCGTCCTTCATTGTTCCTTACATATACGAAAAACCGCCACCGGAAAATCTCCGACAGATTGTAAGCGAACTGGAAGCCAAAATCAGAGAAATGCGCAAGAAACTGGAAGATTCcgaaaaagaagaagagaaaCCCGAAGATGAGAACAGTCAAGCTTCAACTGCAAGCGGCGAAAAGAAGTCGTCCGCTAGCGATCCAGAAGTAGAATCCGAAacagagaaaaagaaaaaatccaaACGGAAAAGAAacaacgacgatgatgatgattgggATGAACTGGAAACTTCGACGGACGATGAAGCATCCGACGATGAGAACAAGACGAGAGTTCTCATCAAGGAAGCCAAATCAGACATTGAAATGATCAAAGAACACATAATCACCCCCGCGAAGGATGATCTGACCAGTACAAGTACCACTTCTACCGGCAGTAACGCACCGACTGATCTGAAAAAATCGGAGAACTATTTCGAGAACCCGCTGGGGAAGTTTTTCATGAACATTGGCATCAATATGGTCCAGGAGTATGTACAGACTGATCTGCTGAGGCAGCAGAAGAAAAAACGAGACCGTGAGGGCAAACCCTCCGCCAGCACCCAGATGGCCATCAACTCCCTGATTAAGAATCTGGAATTCAGCAAAGAGAACAACCGACCGTTCAAGTTCGAAATCAAACGCTGCGAGTACTGTCCCTTTAAGTCGGAATCGGCCCTGGCAATGGCCCACCACTACGAGACGCCGCACATGCGCAACTACATCTACAAGTGTAACTTCTGTTCGTACGAAACCCGCCCCCCGCACGACATCCTCTACCACATGGAGGCCATGCACAACATCAAGGGTCGCCTGGAGAAGGCATCGATGTACCATGCGTGTCCGAACTGCCCGTTCGAGGACAACGGCAAATCGAAGCTGGCCCGGCATGCGGTGGCATGTGCGAAAAAGTTCCGACCGGAAATCAACCTCAACCCGCCACTGGACTGGGAACCCCCGGCGAAGATTCCTCGCATCAAGCCGAAACATGGACTCGTGGGAACGGCAACCGCCTATCAG GCCATGACAGCACAGCAGCAGAAGAATCTGGCAATGGTGAACCAGCGGGTGCAGTCCGTCAACAATATCAATCCGGTCAACATCAACCAGCTATCGGCGGCAGCTCAGGCGGCTGCGCTGCGGGCCCGCGGTGGCCGTCCACAGCCACTCACGTCCCAGGCGCCAGTCAGTTCGCTTCGGTCGGCGGGCAACCCTGGCGCGATGCGTACTTCCATGTCACCCGGAGGAATGGTAATACCCAATAATTTCCAGCTCTCGTCAGCGGCAATCGCCGCTGCGGCTAACAAGTTTTTGCCG AACTCGATGGGTCTGAAACCTGGCATGAAACCCACGCAGCAGCCCAGCATCTCCATCACACCCCTACCACGACAATCGAACGCAACGAATATGGCCGTAGCGGGCGCACTGTCCAAACTGCAGGCGGCCGGTACATCCGCTGTGAAGCCGGGCCAGAGCCCAGCCGGCAACAAGACCGCCTTCGTTGTGTGCGAAATTTGCGATGGTTACATCAAGGATCTGGACCAGCTGCGCAACCACATGCAGTGGATACACAAAGTCAAG ATTCACCCGAAGATGATCTACAACCGACCGCCGTTGAATTGTCAGAAATGTCAGTATCGGTTCTTCACCGATCAAGGTCTGGAACGGCACTTGCTAGGATCGCATGGTCTGGTGACGAGTTCCATGCAGGAGGCCGCCAACAAGGGTAAAGATGCCGGCCGTTGTCCAGTTTGCGGACGG GTATACCAATGGAAGCTTCTGAACCACGTGTCCCGGGATCACAACATGACCCTGAAGCCGGCGCACCTCTCGTACAAGTGCACGGTCTGCACGGCCACGTTCGGAATGTACAAGCAGTTCGAAAGTCACGTATACTCAGCGCATAGCACAGTGGCGAAGAAGGCCCTGGACAACAAGAAGCCGGGCGGACCGGCCGGTGGAACCAGCACGACCATGTCGACGCGGGGTTCGATGGGCTCGGCAGGCAACGATACGCTACTGAAGCCGCTCAAGATCAACGACGAGATCACGATCATACCGCAACCGACGGCAAAGGGTGCTGTGAAGCCGATGGAAATCGAAAGTCATGTCATAG ATTGA